A single window of Candidatus Zixiibacteriota bacterium DNA harbors:
- a CDS encoding CopG family transcriptional regulator, producing the protein MSSGKKEEIVSFKADSHLIKALNRVPNRSEFIRTAVLEALGNLCPLCNGNGILTPGQKDHWDRFARNHKLVECRKCHATYLKCEADRT; encoded by the coding sequence ATGTCATCCGGAAAAAAAGAGGAAATCGTCAGCTTCAAAGCGGACAGTCATCTGATTAAAGCTTTAAACCGGGTACCGAACCGCTCTGAGTTCATCCGCACCGCGGTATTGGAGGCTTTGGGAAATTTGTGCCCGCTTTGCAATGGTAATGGGATTTTGACACCGGGCCAGAAAGACCACTGGGATCGTTTCGCCCGAAACCATAAGCTGGTCGAATGCAGGAAATGCCATGCGACCTATCTTAAGTGCGAAGCGGACAGAACCTGA
- a CDS encoding metal ABC transporter permease codes for MIEFFQALADPDLDFLRYAFFSGLAASAAFGIAGSYVVVRRISFIAGAISHSVLAGIGLALYLEHTHGISWLNPLYGALMAALISAVVIGFTSLHLKQREDTVIGAIWAVGMALGLLFISQTPGYVDPMSYLFGNILMISSTEMWLIILLDLAIIGFTLIFYNNFMAICFDREFVLLRGISANFYYIMLLCLIAVTVVLMVMIVGIVLVIALLTLPAATASLFSRSLKQMMVMAVVFCALFTSVGLASSYSLDLPSGPVIIVLAGIVYASALIITRKIRKA; via the coding sequence ATGATCGAATTCTTTCAGGCCCTGGCCGATCCGGATTTAGATTTCCTTCGTTATGCTTTTTTTTCGGGCCTGGCGGCCTCGGCCGCTTTCGGGATCGCCGGAAGTTATGTTGTCGTCAGGCGCATAAGCTTCATCGCCGGTGCGATTTCCCATTCAGTTCTGGCCGGAATCGGCCTGGCCCTCTACCTGGAACATACGCACGGCATCAGCTGGCTCAATCCTCTCTATGGAGCTCTTATGGCCGCTCTGATTTCAGCAGTTGTCATCGGATTCACCAGCCTGCATCTGAAACAGCGCGAGGATACAGTCATTGGCGCTATCTGGGCGGTTGGGATGGCGCTCGGGTTACTGTTTATATCGCAGACTCCCGGTTACGTCGATCCGATGAGTTACCTGTTCGGCAACATCCTGATGATCTCCTCTACCGAGATGTGGCTGATCATATTACTCGATCTGGCGATAATCGGGTTTACCCTGATCTTTTACAACAACTTCATGGCTATCTGCTTTGACCGGGAATTCGTGCTTCTGCGTGGAATTTCAGCCAATTTCTATTACATCATGCTGTTATGCCTGATCGCGGTTACAGTAGTCCTGATGGTGATGATAGTCGGCATCGTTTTAGTAATAGCCCTGCTGACATTGCCGGCCGCAACAGCATCACTTTTCAGCAGATCATTGAAACAGATGATGGTTATGGCTGTAGTCTTCTGCGCCCTTTTCACCTCCGTCGGACTGGCCTCCAGCTATAGCTTAGATTTACCTTCAGGGCCGGTCATTATAGTACTGGCGGGGATAGTCTACGCATCAGCTTTAATCATCACCCGCAAGATCAGGAAGGCTTGA
- a CDS encoding ATP-binding cassette domain-containing protein has protein sequence MMADSSIAVKFEDVNFAYDGGFQLENVNLIIRPGEFVSVVGPNGGGKTTLLKLINGLLQPERGKIEVFGKNPAEVRQLIGYLPQNIEFDPEFPVTVREVVRMGRLGEGFKLRYSKHDNHEVEQVLEETGLKDYSSAMLSEISGGQRQRTLLARTLVCRPRILLLDEPTAYLDFDMSEVIFEILQKLEHDLTIIMVSHDIGFVRKSVKSVICVNRNVVRHPTEQITPEALEKLFRGEKRIVRHDQIFTNGERFQ, from the coding sequence ATGATGGCTGACAGCTCAATCGCGGTCAAATTCGAGGATGTCAACTTCGCCTATGACGGCGGTTTTCAACTTGAAAATGTCAACCTGATAATTCGGCCGGGTGAGTTCGTCAGCGTGGTGGGGCCGAACGGTGGTGGCAAGACCACTTTATTGAAGCTGATCAACGGCCTGCTTCAGCCTGAACGTGGAAAAATCGAAGTGTTCGGGAAGAATCCCGCTGAGGTCCGGCAGCTGATCGGTTACCTCCCGCAAAATATTGAATTCGATCCTGAATTCCCGGTCACTGTGCGCGAAGTCGTGCGTATGGGCCGTCTGGGCGAGGGATTCAAATTGCGCTATTCCAAACATGACAATCATGAAGTCGAACAGGTACTTGAAGAAACCGGTCTGAAAGATTACTCCAGCGCTATGTTGTCCGAGATTTCCGGTGGTCAGAGACAACGTACCCTTCTGGCTCGCACGCTGGTATGCCGTCCACGGATTCTGCTTCTGGATGAGCCGACCGCCTATCTCGACTTTGACATGAGCGAGGTGATCTTCGAAATCCTGCAAAAACTCGAACATGATTTGACTATCATCATGGTCTCCCACGATATCGGTTTCGTGAGGAAGTCTGTCAAAAGTGTTATCTGTGTCAACCGCAATGTGGTCCGTCATCCGACCGAACAGATCACACCGGAGGCTCTGGAAAAACTGTTCCGGGGAGAAAAAAGGATCGTCCGCCACGATCAGATTTTCACAAACGGGGAACGATTTCAATGA